From the Oceanispirochaeta sp. genome, the window AACACCTTGTGATTTCTATCGTATTTCCTATGATGTACTGAAAGATATTCCTGTTGTCCAGTGGAAGTTATTTCAACAATGGTCCTGTTGGGACGCTCATTACTGATTCCTCGCCTTCTCTTGTCAGATCACTCTGGAAATTAATTCTAAATTAGAATAAAGTCCCCCTATATGATTCAAAAGAACATGACTCAGAGTAAAAAATTTGACTGCGTTATTGTCGGTACAGGGCCGGCTGGTCTGGGTGCCGCATTCAAATTGTTGGAACAACGGCGAGATTTTAAAATTCTGATGCTTGATAAATCCAATTTTTCGACAGGCGGTCTTAGAAACGACTGCAAAATGAATTTTACTTTTCCTACCGGTTTTCCCTTGGATAACTGGTCCCGTGAAGAAGCCGAATCCTACCTGGATCAGGTTGAAAATATCCTCAAGCCTGAAGTGTTAAAAAAAGAAAACATCAATATATATGAAAAGAGAGCATTTTCTCTTGGGGTGGAACTCCTGAATATCCGCCAGTCACATCTGGGAACGGACGGCGGCCTGGAACTGATAAAAAAACTCTGCAGCGAACTGGAAACTCTGGGAGTGGAATTTTCTCTGGGAGATGAAGCTGTTCAAGTGGATATCTAGAGTAAAACTCTGATCACCAGCAAGGGCAGTTATGGCTATGAATCCCTGATTATTGCTCCGGGACGACAGGGCTTTCAATTCCTTCAGGACCTTATGAATGATTTGAATATCAACTTCATGGATAATATTGTTGACATCGGCATCCGTGTAGAGACTCGGCTTGAACATTATCCTATTGTCAAAGATTATTATGATCCCAAATTCCATTTCCCTGGAAAGGTTAGAACCTTTTGTACCAATAGCGGGAATGCTCATGTGGTTCAGGAACAGTATAAAACCCATGACGGCAAGAACTTTTATTCCGTTAACGGACATGCCTGGTCACGGAAGAAGAAAGAGGAAAACGGCCTGGTCAATTTTGCCATGCTAAAGACAATCCGGCTCACCGCTCCTTTGGCCAGCGGCCATAAATATGCCGAAATAATCGGTCTTCAAGCGGCTCTTCTAGGAGGCGGGAAACCTATTATGCAGCGTGTCGGAGATTTCCGTCTTTCGAAAAGATCTTCTGAAAAGAGTTTTAATTCGGACTATTACGATTTTGAAGCCACATTGAAGAGCTGCACTCCCGGTGATATTGCCTTGGCAATACCCAGCAAAATAATGAGAGCCATCTGGAAATCCATGAAACAACTGGATACAATTATCCCCGGGGTATTGCACCCCTCAACAATAATGTATTATCCCGAAATTAAAATGTACGCCAATAAACCCGAGTTCCTGGATCGCCATTTCAGAGTTCATGACAGTCTCTTCTTGATAGGAGACGGAGCCGGAACCAGCCGGGGCATAACAGCCGCCTGGGCCAGCGGCATAAGAGCGGCAGAAGGAATCCTTAAGTAATGATTGAAAATAAAAGACTGACCTTTGCAATCATCAGTCACCCCGATGCGGGTAAGACGACAATGACGGAGAAACTTCTCCTCTTCGGGGGCGCCATTCACGCTGCCGGAGCTGTTAAATCCGGAAAATCAGCCCGAAAAACTGTTTCCGACTTCATGGAAATGGAAAAAAATCGTGGTATCTCCATTTCTACCTCTGTGATGGGTTTTGATTACCGGGACCGTAAGGTTAATATTCTGGATACTCCGGGTCATGCTGACTTTTCTGAAGATACCTATAGAACTCTGACCGCTGTAGACAGCACATTGATGGTCATCGACTCGGTAAAGGGTGTGGAAGAGCGGACTCGAAAACTCTGTGAAATCTGCCGAATGCGAAAGACTCCCATCATTACATTTGTGAATAAATTTGATCGTGAGGGAAAAGAAGCTGTTGAACTATTAGATGAGATCGAAGCCGAGTTGAATGTTACAGTCTGTCCCATGAGCTGGCCCGTCGGTCAGGGTAAGGCTTTCAAGGGTGTATACAGCCTGTATGAAAAAAGACTGATTCTTTTTTCTGCCCATGGTGTTCAGGATGAACAGGATGTTATTGAAATTTCAGATCTCAACAATCCGGAATTAAATGACAGGATCGGGGACTATGAAGCCAATAAACTCAGAGAGGAACTGGAACTGATCACTCAGGTATATCCTGATTTTGACCAGGAACTCTATAATCATGGCGAACTGACTCCCGTCTTTTTCGGGAGTGCCATCAATAACTTCGGGATCAGGGAGCTTCTGGATTGTTTTGTCGATATTGCACCCGGACCAGGAGAGTTTGAAACTGAAGGAAGAATGGTAAAGCCTGATGAAAAATCTTTTTCCGGTTTTATATTCAAAATTCACGCCAATCTGGATCCTCGTCACCGTGACAGGTTAGCCTTCATGAGAATAGTGTCGGGAGAATTTGAAAAAAATCATACCTATACTCATGTAAGAACAGGAAAAGGATATAAAACGTCCAATCCTACGGCTTTTATGGCGCAGAGTCGCAATATTGTGGATTCAGCCATCCCCGGAGACATTATTGGCCTTCACGATACGGGAACCTTTAAAATCGGGGATACTCTCACAGAAGGGGAAATGATCCAGTACAAAGGGATTCCCAGCTTTGCACCTCAAATATTCAGAACCGTTGTCAATAAAGATCCTCTTAAGGATAAACAGTTTAACAAAGGATTAGAACAGCTGGCGGAAGAAGGGGTTGTTCAGATCTTTACCAAGGTTGTGACAAAACAGAAACTCATTGGTGTTGTGGGATCCCTGCAGCTGGATGTCATCCAGCATCGGCTCCTCCATGAGTACAAGGCAACGTGTATATTTGAACCAGTTGATTTCCAGACAGCCTGCTGGATCAATGCACCGGATAAGGCGGTTATTGATAAATTTGTCGGTGAAAATCAGAATAAAATTGCTCTGGATGTACGGGGACAATTGATCTACCTTGCTCCCAGCAGATGGATGCTGGACCGAACAGTGGAAGACTATAAAGGATTGAAATACTATTTTACTTCAGATATGAAATAGGAAAGATTGAAAAAAAATATTCAAAGTAGAAACCATTGTCATGTTTGGTTTGTTTGATAATTAACTTTAAATTTATTTACCGGAGTATAAATCCAGAATGATCAACCAGATACAAAACCTCCCAGAGTCGTGTACCAAGATAATTACAGCAGTGCAGGATGAGATGGCCAAAGTCATAGTCGGTCAGAAAACAGTACTGGACAGGATGATAATCGGTCTCATATGCAATCAGCATATTCTTCTCGAAGGAGTGCCCGGTCTTGCCAAGACCCTTATCGTGACCACTCTTGCAAAAATCATATCCCTGGAATCCTCCCGAATTCAGTTCACCCCCGACCTGCTCCCCGCAGATTTAACCGGAACAATGATATACAATCCGGGAAAGGGTGAGTTCTACTCCCGCAAGGGGCCGATCTTTACCAATATTCTACTGGCAGATGAGGTCAACAGAGCACCAGCCAAGGTGCAGAGTGCTCTTCTGGAAGCCATGCAGGAACGACAGGTCACCATCGGGGACGAGACTTTCCCACTGGATGATCCCTTTATGGTTCTGGCAACCCAGAATCCGGTAGAACAGGAGGGAACATATCCTCTTCCTGAAGCACAGGTAGACCGTTTCATGCTGAAGGTGCTGGTGGACTATCCGGAAAGAATCGAAGAATTGGCTATCCTGCGGAGTCAAAAGAATATTTCTGCCCCGGAAATGGTCCATCCTGTGTGTTCTGTCGCAGATATCAGGGCTCTCAGACAAATGACAGATGAGTTGTATATGGATCCCCGTCTGGAAGAGTATATTATTGATATAGTGCAGGCCACCAGATACCCTGCAAAATGGAATCTGGAATTTGCCAATTTTATTCAGATTGGAGCTTCTCCCAGGGCTTCTATTTTTCTTTCCCAGGCTGCCCGTGCAATGGCTCTTCTGAGAGGACGCTCTTATGTTACACCTGGAGATATCAAAGAAATTGCTCCAGATGTTCTCAGACATCGAATCATCATTACTTACGAAGCTGAAGCCGAAGGGCGTGACTCGGATTGGATTATCAGAAAAATTCTGGAGACTCTAGCCGTAGTATGATTGACCGTGAACTGGCCGCCCGGCTGGAGCGGATAAGAGTCCTGACCAGGCGCAAAATAACGGCGGCCTTTGCCGGAGACTACAGCTCGGCCTTTAAGGGACGAGGCATGGAGTTTGAAGAAGTCAGACCCTACCAGCCGGGAGATGAAATCAAATTCATTGACTGGAATGTCACGGCCAGAAGCGGAGAACCCTATATTAAGGTTTTCCGTGAAGAACGGGAACTGAACATGATGATCCTACTGGATCTCTCTCCTTCGGGTCTGTTTTCCTCTTCTGAAAAAAGTAAGAATCAATTGGCTGCCGAGCTCTGTGCCATGCTGGCCTTTACGGCCGTTTCCAGCCATGACAGGGTAGGTTTGTGTGTTTTCACTGATCAGGTTGAAAAGATTATTCCTCCGGGCAGAGGTAACCGCCATGTGATGCATCTGATTAGGGATGTGATGACTTTCAAACCGGAAGGGACGGGGACCTCTCTTTCGGTTGCTCTGGAATATATGAACAGGATCCTCAAGAAAAAAAGCATTCTTTTTCTTATCTCTGATTTTCATGATCAAGGCTATGAAACACATCTGGCCCGGGCGGCTGAAAAACATGACCTTGTCTGTATTCAGCTGCTGGATCCCCGTGAAGAAGAGGCTCCGAAGAGAGGATTGTACCGGTTCAAAGACCCCGAGACAGCTGAGACGATCCTTTTTGATGGAAGGAGTCCCCTCGGGCGCAGTGAGTGGGAGCAGCTCTACAGGAGCAGACAGAATCGCCTTAAAACAATCATCATGGAAAAAGGAGCTGATCTCCTCACCCTCCACGCAGGAGAAGATTGGATTCTTCCTTTAACACGGTTTTTTTTAAGACGGGGAGAGCGACGATAAATGCAGCTTCTGATCTTTTTACTCTTGATCTCCCTTTCCTCATGCGGCAGTCAGAACAATAAAGAGGAAAAGGAAAATTTAATTTTTTCGGGAAAGAACTCCACTCTGGGATGGGAAATAAGGTATCCCGATCAAGACTTCTATTTTTCTGACAGGATCACAATGACACTGACTTTAGAATCCTTCGAATCGGGCCGGCTTTCACTGGAGGCAAAGGAGAATGCCCTCTGGGGTGATTTCCGCGTGTACAAAAGTACATGGAAAAGCCAAAACCACCTTGAACTACTGCTCCAGCCACGGAAAACAGGGGATAGTATTCTCCAGTTTCCTCGGATAACTCTTTCAGATCGAGGGAAATATATTGAAATTCCGGAAGTTCACTTTTCAATCTTGTCTTCACTGAATGAGGATCAGAAACCTATGCCTTTGATTCTTGCCGAAGAATCTTCCCCTACCAGTGGTTTCAGTCTCATCATAATGGCTCTCTTGTCTATAATTCTCCTTCTTACGGGATTTTTTATATACAGAAAAAAAAGGAGGCTCAGGAAAAACTCTTTTATCCCATCCTATGGATTGCCCGAATTTATTGAAGACCAGAGTCCTTCCATTGATCAGGGCATTGATCCCCAACTCTTCTACAGACAGGCCTTCAGATATTTGTTAAAAGATCTGAAAGATCTGCACCCGGCGGTACAATCCTCAGATAGCCCCGCAGATCTATTGAATCATCTGGAGATGCCCTCCAGGTTGAATCAATGGGCTCTGAGAAGCCTGTATCCTTTATTGGAGATCATGGATCAGTGTTTTTATCAAAAGGGAGGGGACGATATTCTTACATCCCGATACAAAGAAGATCTGGGGACACTCACTGAATGGAGTCGATTCAGCAGTGACTACAGATCCGGCGGAGATGATGTCTCATGATCCGATTTGAACAACCCTTCTGGTTTGTACTGATTCTGCTGATTCCTCTGCTCATATATTTGCAGAGAAAGAGTCACATAGGTATTATCTATCCCAGCATCTCCGTTCTACCCCCTGTGAAATCTCCAAGAATCAGGCTGTTTTTTTTAAGGGACCTCCTCTTTTATCTGGCACTCCTGAGTTTTATTGTGGCGCTTGCCGGTCCCTACCGGATACTGGGAGAAGAGAAGGACTATACCAAGGGCTATCTGCTGCAGCTGGTGGTAGACAGAAGTGGGAGTATGGGCAGTTTTATGGATAAAAAAGGAGAAACTGACCGCCTTGATATTGTCAAAAAAGTAGTGGCAGACTTTATTTCCGGAGACGGGAACCAACTCCAGGGACGGCGCAATGACAGGGTTGGTCTCATTTCATTTGCCCGCTATGCCGATACCATGGCTCCTCTCACTGTTTCTCATGACATTGTGATACAACTTGTGGGTACGCTGAAATTGGCTGGTGAAGAGGAGGATGGCACTTCTTTAGGTGATGCCCTTGCCCTGGGTGCTGCCCGGATACGCTCCTACCAGCAGAAAGCAGGCTCGGGTTCCTCCGGGGCCGTACTGATTCTTCTGACTGATGGACAGAACAACAGCGGGACTATGACGCCTATGGAGGCCGCCTCTCTGGCAGCAGAACAGGATATCCGGGTCTATACCATAGGATTTGGTGGAGGATATTACAAAAATGCTTTCGGTATTATCCGGGAAATCCCTCCCGAATACGGCATTGATGAAAAAACGCTCCAGGATATAGCCGACCTCACAGGAGGTCAATACTATAATGCCGGCGTTGAGCGCTCTCTCATGGATGTATATAAAAAAATAGACACTCTCGAAAAAGTAGAGATGGAACAGATCCGATCAACAGAGAAAGATCTTTATTTTTATTCATTTCTGATCACCGCTCTGATTCTTCTTTTTTTAGGTTTTCTTTTCAGATACATTTTATTTAATGTTGTGGAGGATGAGGAATGAGTTTTCTCCGCCCCGCCGCTCTCGTCGCCCTGTTGCTGATCCCCCTTTATCTGATGCTTTTTGCCCATGGCAGGCAGAAAAAAAGGAACTATCTCCTTCTCATGAGCGGTAAATATATTACAAGGGCAAAGCCCGGGATTCCTCTTTTAATGATGGCAGCTCTTGGTTTGATAACCCTTGGTTTGATGCGGCCGGTCTCCAATCCCCGTATGAAAACTGTGGAGCAGAAGGGCCGGAATATCGTCTTTGTCATCGATGTTTCCCGCAGTATGCTGGCACAGGATCTTGTACCGAACAGGCTGGAACGAGCCCGTTATGATATTCTCAATTCCCTCGGCAGCCTTAGCGGGCATAGGGTCGCCCTGGTTGCCTTTGCAGGGACCCCTATCCTGAAGTGTCCCTTGACCCTGGATACTTTTTATTTTTCCCAGGCTCTTTCCGAATTGGGAACCCATAGTGTTTCAAGAGGAGGAACAAACCTGGGAGATGCTGTGAGGACGGTCATCGATGATCTCTTTGATTCGAAGGACAGAGAATCCATGGATATTCTTCTGATTACCGATGGAGAGGATCAGGATAGTTTTCCTTTAGAATCTGCCTCGCGTGCCGGTCAGGAAGGGATCAGGATCATATCCATAGGTTTGGGCAGTTCTGACCGGGGTGCACCTGTTCCCTCTGACAGGGAGGATACGGGTCCTTTGATGTATGAGAATCAGCCGGTCTATTCAAAAGCAGATATGCAGACCCTCACTGCCATGGCCAATGCCTCTGATGGAGGCTGGTCTGTTGCCGTTGAGGATGGAAAAATCCCGATCCAGTCGATTCTCAATAGACTGGATCGTACCGGGGCTCAAAGGAACACCGGGTCTGTAGAGAAATTTATTTATGATGAACACTACCGCTGGTTTCTCATTCCCGGACTTTTCTGTCTTATTCTTGCCTTCCTGATGGAAACGACAAATTTATTCAGGAGAAAGCCGCTGTGAAAGATGTACTTGTCAGCCTCCTTTTTTCGGTTCTATTTCTCATCCCCCTTCATGCGGAAGTTCAACAGAATGCAGATTCGAAACAGACTGGTTCTGCACTGTATCTTTCTGGAGAATATGTTGATGCGGCCAACCGGTTTCTTGCTGATGCTCTCAATGCCCCCCGGGTTGATAAAACATTCAGCTATTATAATGCAGCCCGTAGTTATCATCAGGATTATCTGGTGAACCAGAATATAGACTCCCTGGAAAAGGCCATTTCCGGATACTACAGGGTTCTAGATTATAATCCTGAACACAAGGAAGCACGGATCAATCTTGAACTTGCCAGATTGGAGCAGGAAAAGCTGCAAAAAAAGGAAGAAAACAGAGCAGAGAATCAGCAAAAGGATGATGCAGGAGAAGAGTCAGGACAGGATTCAACCGAGGGAGATCCGTCTTCCCTGGATGATCTTGCTCAAAAGCAGAAGGAATTGTCTGAATCTTCATCATCCGAGGAAAATGAATCACGCCAGAAAGACCTGGCCGAAGAGACCAGGAATGCCCTGGAAAATTCAGAGAACCAACCCTCTGAAGAGGCCCTGAAAGAGGCTCTGGCAGAGCAGCAAAAAGCCCTGGACCAAATGAAAGAGGGAAAAGACGCAGAAGCAAAGGAATCACAGAAAGCCGCGGCGAGGGCTCTGGAACAGGCCGCCGGCGCATCTGAAGCCGCCGGGGATGAAGAGTTACAGGACTCTTTACCTGAGGACCTTCAATCCCTGATCAATCAGGAACAGAGCCGGAATAAGAATGAAGCCAAAGAATTGATTCAAGTGGAGAGAAACTGGTGAGACAGAAAATCCTGATATTGATATTTGCCCTGGGACTGGGCCACTCCTTGTTTTCAGCCACATTGGAAGTCTTAACCGATGTAAATGAAAGCTATCTGGGCCAGTCCATCACTTTAATCCTCCGTATTGTCAGTGATAAACCGGTGGCCAGACCTCAACTGCCCCAGATCACAGGATTCCAACTGAGTGAAGCCGGTGAATCCAGTTATGATGAGAGGTCTATGGGGAGCGGAGGCAGCGGTAGAAAAGTGACCATGGAATATTCCTGGCGCCTCCTTCCTATGCAGACCGGTCAGCTCAGAATTCCCGTAATGTCCTTCGACCTGGATGGTGAGACTCTCAGTTCTAATGAAATCCCTCTGACCATCATTGAGCCGGGGCCTCTGGAGGGATACCATCTTTTCCTCACTGCAGAAGGGGATACCGCCTTTCCTTCCATTCCCCTGCGACTCAGTCTGAAATGGCTCTTTTCATCAGAAGTAAGCCGGCCTGATTTTGTGTTACCCTTTCTTCAGAATGACAAAATTCGGATACAGGATCTGCCTGCTCCCTCTTCATCAGGATCTGATATTTATCAATTCACTGTGGATGGGCATACCCTTTATGCCGTACAATCGGCGGAGATCTATAAAGACGAACAGTATGCCAGCCTGACTATGTCTTGGGACATCTATCCTCTTGAACCCGGGCCTCTGAAACTGGAACCGGTGATCCTCTCTTTTCAGCGGGGCGTTGTGGATCAGTTGGGACGCCGAAATTATAAACCAGGGGTCATTCCTTCCAATCCTCTTGAACTGACCATCCAAGCCCTCCCGGATCAGATGCAATCCTTTCCCGGCGGAATCCTGGTAGCCCGGAATGAACTTGAAATTACGGCATCCCTGGATCAGACAAAAATCTATCCCGGTGATCCGCTGGAACTGACTCTGCAGTTTAAGGGCCTTGTCAGTCCGGCCCTCACTGATTTCAAAGGGGTTGAAGGTCTGAGGGAAATGAAGGGTATTATCAAGACTGATCCTGCCAGCCTGAGTTCCTCTTTGTCTGAAAATAATAAAATATACCATCAGAAAATTCGAATCCAATCTTCCGGAATAAGATCTTTTCCAGCCTTGAGTTTTCCCTATTACAGCCTGGATGCCGGAGAAGTTCGGTTCTGTAGAAGCAATGCAATCCCCCTGACTGTCATGGAACTCGAAGAAACACTCCTCACCGATCAGGCAGAGAACCGGGAGATTCCTGAAGAGACCGGAAAGATATCTCTCAGGTCAAACAGGAAAATTCCATATTTCGGTTCAGGATCCTTCCTTGATGGACTGTATTTGATGAGGTATCGTCTTAGCCTGTTGATGATTCTTCCTTTGCTCTTTCACATTATTTCCTTTCTTTTCAAACAATTCAGAGACTCTGGTAGAAATAATGATCAAGTTAAAAAAGAACTGAATAGAGGCCTGAAGGAATACAGCCTGAAACCAGAGAAGGAGAATGGACTCAGGCTCAGTGAACTCTTTATAAAATGGTTCAGCCAACTGCCTGAAATGAGGAATGTGAAGGATAATTCAAAAGATCTAATGGAAAATATGAAATCAGTCTTGTCCAAAGAACTCTGTTTGGAAATACAGTCCATGTTGGATCATCTGGAACTCTTGTGGAGTCCACAGGAAAACACTCCATCGCATCAGAGTTCTCCTGATGATTTCCAAGATATTCCTGAAAAGATTCTCAGAGAACTGAAGAAAAAAAGGCGGAACAAATGAAAGGATTTACAACTCTATTTCTTCTGTTCCTGATCATCGCCGGAGTTCTTCAGGGAGAGTCTCAAAGTGATCAAAGCCTTGATGAACTCCTTATCTCTGCAGAAACATCTTTTAAATCTGCCCTGGCAGGAGAGGGCTCCTATCAGGAGGCGGTTCAATTATATTGTCAGGCCGCAGACAGGATGACGAGACCCAGTGCTTCCCTTTATTACAATCTAGGAAATATCCTGCAGCTTGACGGTGAATCTTCAGCCGCCCTGATGGCCTATTCAAAAGCATTGAGCCTTTCACCTACTGCACCGGATATTCTTTCAAACCGGAATCATCTACTGGAAGAATTGAAGCTTCCCCAGGCCCATTTTAATCTGCCCGAAACTTTCATCTGGGGAGTTCTCTTTCTGACAGGCACCCCCTGGGGATGGGTTATTTTTATTATTTTAACTCTATTCAGCTGCAGTCTGAGTCTTCTGTCTCTCCTGAATAAAAAATATTCTTTCAAGATCTTGATCTTGATTGTTTCTCTTATGGCTGTCTTTATGGTCCTTTCCCTGGGAAGCTGGGAGAACAGAACGGACTCTCTGGCCGTCGTCAGCCTTGAGAACAGCGTCTTGAGAGGGGGGGACAGTCAGATGTATGAAGTGCTGGTGAAGCTGCCGGCAGGGACAGAATTGATTATACTGGAAACAAGGCTGAACTGGTCCAGGGTCAGGGTGACGAGTTCAGAACATACAGGATGGATAGAAGGAAATCATATTATGAATGCAGAAGATCTCATTGAAAGATACAAATAGAACCATTAAGTTATATATTGAAAAGTAAAGGATTCAAAAGATATGAAAGAAAATGTAGCCATATTGGGAGCCAGCCAAAAGAAGGATAGATATTCATATAAAGCATTTCAGATGCTTCTGGAATATGAACACCGGGTATTTCCGGTTCACCCCGTACTCAAAGAAATTGAGGGGCATACCGTCTATTCATCCATTAAAGATATTGAGGAAAAAATTGATA encodes:
- a CDS encoding VWA domain-containing protein, giving the protein MSFLRPAALVALLLIPLYLMLFAHGRQKKRNYLLLMSGKYITRAKPGIPLLMMAALGLITLGLMRPVSNPRMKTVEQKGRNIVFVIDVSRSMLAQDLVPNRLERARYDILNSLGSLSGHRVALVAFAGTPILKCPLTLDTFYFSQALSELGTHSVSRGGTNLGDAVRTVIDDLFDSKDRESMDILLITDGEDQDSFPLESASRAGQEGIRIISIGLGSSDRGAPVPSDREDTGPLMYENQPVYSKADMQTLTAMANASDGGWSVAVEDGKIPIQSILNRLDRTGAQRNTGSVEKFIYDEHYRWFLIPGLFCLILAFLMETTNLFRRKPL
- a CDS encoding BatD family protein, coding for MRQKILILIFALGLGHSLFSATLEVLTDVNESYLGQSITLILRIVSDKPVARPQLPQITGFQLSEAGESSYDERSMGSGGSGRKVTMEYSWRLLPMQTGQLRIPVMSFDLDGETLSSNEIPLTIIEPGPLEGYHLFLTAEGDTAFPSIPLRLSLKWLFSSEVSRPDFVLPFLQNDKIRIQDLPAPSSSGSDIYQFTVDGHTLYAVQSAEIYKDEQYASLTMSWDIYPLEPGPLKLEPVILSFQRGVVDQLGRRNYKPGVIPSNPLELTIQALPDQMQSFPGGILVARNELEITASLDQTKIYPGDPLELTLQFKGLVSPALTDFKGVEGLREMKGIIKTDPASLSSSLSENNKIYHQKIRIQSSGIRSFPALSFPYYSLDAGEVRFCRSNAIPLTVMELEETLLTDQAENREIPEETGKISLRSNRKIPYFGSGSFLDGLYLMRYRLSLLMILPLLFHIISFLFKQFRDSGRNNDQVKKELNRGLKEYSLKPEKENGLRLSELFIKWFSQLPEMRNVKDNSKDLMENMKSVLSKELCLEIQSMLDHLELLWSPQENTPSHQSSPDDFQDIPEKILRELKKKRRNK
- a CDS encoding AAA family ATPase, whose amino-acid sequence is MINQIQNLPESCTKIITAVQDEMAKVIVGQKTVLDRMIIGLICNQHILLEGVPGLAKTLIVTTLAKIISLESSRIQFTPDLLPADLTGTMIYNPGKGEFYSRKGPIFTNILLADEVNRAPAKVQSALLEAMQERQVTIGDETFPLDDPFMVLATQNPVEQEGTYPLPEAQVDRFMLKVLVDYPERIEELAILRSQKNISAPEMVHPVCSVADIRALRQMTDELYMDPRLEEYIIDIVQATRYPAKWNLEFANFIQIGASPRASIFLSQAARAMALLRGRSYVTPGDIKEIAPDVLRHRIIITYEAEAEGRDSDWIIRKILETLAVV
- a CDS encoding peptide chain release factor 3, yielding MIENKRLTFAIISHPDAGKTTMTEKLLLFGGAIHAAGAVKSGKSARKTVSDFMEMEKNRGISISTSVMGFDYRDRKVNILDTPGHADFSEDTYRTLTAVDSTLMVIDSVKGVEERTRKLCEICRMRKTPIITFVNKFDREGKEAVELLDEIEAELNVTVCPMSWPVGQGKAFKGVYSLYEKRLILFSAHGVQDEQDVIEISDLNNPELNDRIGDYEANKLREELELITQVYPDFDQELYNHGELTPVFFGSAINNFGIRELLDCFVDIAPGPGEFETEGRMVKPDEKSFSGFIFKIHANLDPRHRDRLAFMRIVSGEFEKNHTYTHVRTGKGYKTSNPTAFMAQSRNIVDSAIPGDIIGLHDTGTFKIGDTLTEGEMIQYKGIPSFAPQIFRTVVNKDPLKDKQFNKGLEQLAEEGVVQIFTKVVTKQKLIGVVGSLQLDVIQHRLLHEYKATCIFEPVDFQTACWINAPDKAVIDKFVGENQNKIALDVRGQLIYLAPSRWMLDRTVEDYKGLKYYFTSDMK
- a CDS encoding FAD/NAD(P)-binding protein, producing the protein MIQKNMTQSKKFDCVIVGTGPAGLGAAFKLLEQRRDFKILMLDKSNFSTGGLRNDCKMNFTFPTGFPLDNWSREEAESYLDQVENILKPEVLKKENINIYEKRAFSLGVELLNIRQSHLGTDGGLELIKKLCSELETLGVEFSLGDEAVQVDI
- a CDS encoding DUF58 domain-containing protein, which encodes MIDRELAARLERIRVLTRRKITAAFAGDYSSAFKGRGMEFEEVRPYQPGDEIKFIDWNVTARSGEPYIKVFREERELNMMILLDLSPSGLFSSSEKSKNQLAAELCAMLAFTAVSSHDRVGLCVFTDQVEKIIPPGRGNRHVMHLIRDVMTFKPEGTGTSLSVALEYMNRILKKKSILFLISDFHDQGYETHLARAAEKHDLVCIQLLDPREEEAPKRGLYRFKDPETAETILFDGRSPLGRSEWEQLYRSRQNRLKTIIMEKGADLLTLHAGEDWILPLTRFFLRRGERR
- a CDS encoding VWA domain-containing protein; translated protein: MIRFEQPFWFVLILLIPLLIYLQRKSHIGIIYPSISVLPPVKSPRIRLFFLRDLLFYLALLSFIVALAGPYRILGEEKDYTKGYLLQLVVDRSGSMGSFMDKKGETDRLDIVKKVVADFISGDGNQLQGRRNDRVGLISFARYADTMAPLTVSHDIVIQLVGTLKLAGEEEDGTSLGDALALGAARIRSYQQKAGSGSSGAVLILLTDGQNNSGTMTPMEAASLAAEQDIRVYTIGFGGGYYKNAFGIIREIPPEYGIDEKTLQDIADLTGGQYYNAGVERSLMDVYKKIDTLEKVEMEQIRSTEKDLYFYSFLITALILLFLGFLFRYILFNVVEDEE